Proteins from one Clostridia bacterium genomic window:
- a CDS encoding tetratricopeptide repeat protein: protein MRTVRMMICYVQNDKAVAEAIARLTDGMVFDDLDAKVEVVYMDKPLVGCANDWVEWSTVNVKRADIVMQLWTMHTMTSAGKYIADELALAKVEGKQLIILDEAGYYMYTTKLQGLSQTVSVTYLPTLEMNEHVEGVVLSVLRDRVYKCLNGIQPEYRAPVVCIRQKESVGEPDANFVGREAELAQIEQYYREGKKVVIVHGEGGIGKTEIVRRYVQEKGLRDLYAYKLCSDDHDLSLATEIVSLGYNRDLTEEERRLSTFEQAKIRIDSMRNMDKRFILVLDNYNADFDHGENRRILDYLAEAVPFLVMFSSRTESRNQSIGLVEVESLPMERQKELFYRESGLAPSPDNDRKIEALSRSIAGHTMTLDLCARLVEKGRATVETLTEDLLAVARKIDTAKLQNEDVGRATVNEHLLHLFELADMSEGQRDLLYALCYFCQLGATLEELEKILERDAEDDLDYLEAIGLAKRDARRYHLHPLVAGLVNRNYHEGRAELGNAAYSLICDDYKPLQYDDSVTESARKRAYWAHLVGVLSYRQTDRWPLAVSYLYLGNIAETTGDFKEAKTCYERDIEIRERLDEKKGSLDNLQNLSYTCRRLGTVLSALGDLQAAKTSHRRALEMRERLVEELREYGFSRRSLAESSIAESYCDLGDIALDEGDLKQAKLYYERAMEIDERLAVKLMKAPNVMKDLSASCVGLGDIAEAEGDLNQAKSYYERAMEIRERLAEGLGTPDSLRDLSVSCDKLGDVAVAEGNLQEAKSYYERSMEIDERLAAQLGTPDSLRNLSVSCSKLGDVAKTEGNLQEAKAYYKRFMEIAERLAAQLGTPDSLRDLSVSCDKLGDIAQAEGELQEAKSYYERSMEICERLAAQLGTPDSLRNLSVSCGKLGDVAVAEGNLQEAKSYYERSMEIDERLAAQLGTPDSLRNLSVSCGKLGDIAQAEGELQEAKAYYKRFMEIAERLSETLGTPQSLDDLLVSHAKLFALSFDTDELAWTLGIACELHAAGKDLQGRYDVIFDIIREQYHIETKEELDAKVAELSARYAELKDKKE from the coding sequence ATGCGCACCGTACGAATGATGATATGCTACGTTCAAAATGACAAAGCCGTGGCCGAGGCCATAGCACGCCTAACGGACGGCATGGTCTTTGACGACCTCGACGCGAAGGTAGAAGTCGTCTATATGGACAAGCCCCTCGTGGGCTGTGCGAACGATTGGGTGGAGTGGTCGACCGTCAACGTCAAACGTGCGGACATCGTGATGCAGCTGTGGACGATGCACACGATGACCTCGGCCGGCAAATATATCGCCGACGAGTTGGCGTTGGCAAAGGTGGAAGGCAAGCAACTGATTATTCTCGACGAGGCGGGATACTATATGTACACAACCAAGTTGCAGGGGCTGTCTCAGACGGTCAGCGTGACCTATCTGCCCACCTTGGAAATGAACGAGCACGTCGAGGGGGTTGTTCTCTCCGTCCTTCGCGACCGCGTGTACAAATGTCTAAACGGCATACAGCCCGAGTACCGCGCTCCCGTGGTATGCATCCGCCAGAAGGAAAGCGTGGGCGAGCCCGACGCCAACTTCGTAGGGCGAGAGGCGGAATTGGCCCAAATCGAGCAATACTACCGCGAGGGCAAGAAAGTCGTGATCGTGCATGGCGAGGGCGGCATCGGCAAGACCGAAATAGTGCGCCGCTACGTGCAGGAGAAAGGCCTGCGGGACCTGTATGCGTACAAGTTGTGCAGTGACGACCACGACCTGAGCTTGGCGACCGAAATCGTGTCCCTCGGCTACAATCGCGACCTTACCGAGGAGGAGCGGCGGCTGAGCACCTTCGAGCAGGCCAAGATACGTATCGACTCCATGCGCAATATGGACAAGCGCTTTATTTTGGTGCTTGACAACTACAACGCCGACTTCGACCACGGCGAAAATCGCCGCATCCTCGACTATTTGGCCGAGGCCGTGCCCTTCCTCGTGATGTTCTCCTCGCGCACCGAGAGCCGCAATCAATCCATCGGGCTGGTGGAGGTGGAAAGCCTGCCTATGGAGCGGCAAAAGGAACTCTTCTATAGAGAGAGCGGCCTCGCGCCTTCCCCCGACAACGACCGCAAGATAGAGGCCCTGTCCCGCAGTATCGCCGGCCACACCATGACCTTGGATCTGTGCGCACGGTTGGTGGAGAAGGGGCGCGCCACCGTCGAGACCCTCACCGAGGACTTGCTCGCGGTCGCGCGCAAGATAGACACCGCCAAACTGCAGAACGAGGACGTGGGGCGCGCCACCGTCAACGAGCACCTGCTACACCTCTTCGAGTTGGCGGATATGAGCGAGGGGCAGCGGGATCTACTGTACGCTCTCTGCTACTTCTGCCAACTGGGCGCCACGTTGGAAGAATTGGAAAAGATTCTCGAAAGAGACGCCGAGGACGACCTCGACTACCTCGAGGCGATAGGCCTCGCCAAGCGTGACGCCCGCCGCTACCATCTGCACCCCTTGGTGGCGGGGTTGGTCAACCGCAACTACCACGAGGGGCGTGCGGAATTAGGCAACGCCGCCTATAGTTTGATATGCGACGACTACAAGCCTTTGCAATACGATGACAGCGTGACCGAATCGGCACGCAAACGCGCCTATTGGGCGCACCTCGTCGGCGTGCTTTCATATAGGCAGACCGACCGATGGCCTTTGGCGGTCTCGTATTTATACTTGGGCAATATCGCCGAAACAACGGGCGACTTCAAAGAGGCCAAGACCTGCTACGAGCGTGATATAGAGATACGCGAGCGCTTGGATGAGAAAAAAGGAAGCCTCGACAATCTGCAAAATTTGTCGTATACGTGTAGGCGCTTGGGAACGGTCCTTAGCGCTTTGGGCGACCTTCAAGCGGCCAAGACCTCCCACCGGCGGGCATTGGAAATGCGCGAACGCTTGGTGGAGGAACTGCGTGAGTACGGTTTTAGTCGGCGTTCCTTGGCCGAATCGAGTATAGCCGAGTCATATTGTGATTTGGGCGATATCGCCCTTGACGAGGGAGACTTGAAGCAAGCTAAGTTGTACTACGAGCGTGCTATGGAGATAGACGAGCGCTTGGCGGTGAAACTGATGAAAGCGCCCAATGTTATGAAGGATTTGTCCGCTTCGTGCGTCGGTTTGGGCGATATCGCCGAAGCAGAGGGAGACTTGAACCAAGCCAAGTCGTACTACGAGCGTGCTATGGAGATACGCGAGCGTTTGGCGGAGGGGTTGGGCACGCCCGACAGCCTGCGGGATTTGTCCGTCTCGTGCGACAAATTGGGTGACGTTGCCGTGGCCGAGGGTAATCTCCAAGAGGCCAAGTCGTACTATGAGCGGTCTATGGAGATAGATGAGCGCTTGGCGGCGCAGTTGGGCACGCCCGACAGCCTGCGGAATTTGTCCGTCTCGTGCAGCAAATTGGGTGACGTTGCCAAGACCGAGGGTAATCTCCAAGAGGCCAAGGCATATTACAAGCGGTTTATGGAGATAGCCGAGCGCTTGGCGGCGCAGTTGGGCACGCCCGACAGCCTGCGGGATTTGTCCGTCTCGTGCGACAAATTGGGCGATATTGCCCAAGCCGAGGGAGAACTCCAAGAGGCCAAGTCGTACTATGAGCGGTCTATGGAGATATGCGAGCGCTTGGCGGCGCAGTTGGGCACGCCCGACAGCCTGCGGAATTTGTCCGTCTCGTGCGGCAAATTGGGTGACGTTGCCGTGGCCGAGGGTAATCTCCAAGAGGCCAAGTCGTACTATGAGCGGTCTATGGAGATAGATGAGCGCTTGGCGGCGCAGTTGGGCACGCCCGACAGCCTGCGGAATTTGTCCGTCTCGTGCGGCAAATTGGGCGATATTGCCCAAGCCGAGGGCGAACTCCAAGAGGCCAAGGCATATTACAAGCGGTTTATGGAGATAGCCGAGCGCTTATCGGAGACGTTGGGCACGCCGCAATCCTTGGACGACCTATTGGTAAGTCACGCCAAATTGTTCGCCCTCTCGTTCGATACGGACGAATTGGCTTGGACGCTGGGTATCGCCTGCGAATTGCACGCCGCAGGCAAGGATTTGCAGGGGCGGTATGATGTCATTTTTGATATAATACGTGAGCAATACCATATAGAAACGAAAGAGGAACTTGACGCAAAGGTTGCCGAATTGTCGGCGCGGTATGCGGAACTGAAAGATAAAAAGGAGTAG
- the trmL gene encoding tRNA (uridine(34)/cytosine(34)/5-carboxymethylaminomethyluridine(34)-2'-O)-methyltransferase TrmL, with protein MNIVLVEPEIPQNTGNIARTCAATGCKLHLIKPLGFDISERAVRRAGLDYWDKLDVAVYENWDDFVAKNPAAKCWFASTKAAHCYADVAYQSDDYLVFGKETRGLPEPLLAANYERCVRIPMREGLRSLNLSNSVAVVVYEAFRQLDFAGLTEEGHLTGRKD; from the coding sequence ATGAACATCGTATTGGTAGAGCCGGAAATACCGCAAAATACGGGCAATATCGCCCGAACGTGCGCCGCGACGGGGTGCAAGTTGCACCTTATCAAGCCGCTCGGCTTCGACATTAGCGAGCGTGCCGTCAGGCGGGCGGGGTTGGACTATTGGGACAAGTTGGACGTCGCGGTCTACGAGAACTGGGACGACTTCGTGGCGAAAAACCCCGCGGCGAAGTGCTGGTTCGCCTCCACCAAGGCCGCGCATTGCTACGCGGACGTGGCGTATCAATCGGACGACTACCTCGTCTTCGGCAAGGAGACGAGGGGTTTGCCCGAGCCGCTTTTGGCCGCCAACTACGAGCGCTGCGTGCGCATTCCCATGCGCGAGGGTTTGCGCAGTCTCAATCTCTCCAACAGCGTGGCCGTCGTGGTGTACGAGGCGTTCCGTCAGTTGGACTTCGCGGGACTTACGGAGGAGGGGCACCTCACGGGCAGGAAGGATTAG
- the mfd gene encoding transcription-repair coupling factor — MKDFFAIPSLRAAYADVLSSVATKDRTVVYGASHTQRAHIATLAGRQFVYVAGEDKCPKIVTTLTQMGCKVRTIPAPFDTIVHRRQVNLGNVSMRLGCLLSLAKGDYDALVVSPKALTQYAPRRDRLLSATLRLAVGDKWDPVTLSDRLAAMGYVRQSDRAESKGTFSVTGDALEIFPIDAEMPLRVLLDFDEIESIKFFQPETMKGMGRSDAVDLLPATDMLYDLPPKEVMRRIVAARSPLQNAKAQCRTEEILSEVESQLNANPKDAALSWILPFVKDQFQTLFDYLPPDCLFVLDEPKQLFDTLNALTADLRARVDRLMPEGEVMRRHAESALAADVVMTKIGGFGMLGFSGIPQGQVDREKGQFVLHGTNLPAYSKDINLLVKDLLEYRRRDYAVRLYCGTPEWVRTMTALTGDVGAEFVPTRLDNGFVFPAAKCVVVGTQDMCLTTVPALTNLPQERVVAPKPGDYVVHDEYGIGQCMGVQHVKSYVGEMDYLVLRYAGENKIYVPMHQMGLLKLYAGSESAPKLSNPNKEEFKQQKAKARASIRKLAFDLLELYAKREQSKGYVYPPDTPFQRQFEAAFEFEETPDQLNAVAEIKRDMESGRVMDRLICGDVGFGKTEVALRAVFKTIMENKQAAILAPTTILAEQHFMTVAQRLLPFGVKVACLSRFRTAKESKEILKGLAEGTVSVVVGTHRLLSKDVEFFDLGLLVLDEEQRFGVEHKEKIKTMRNNVNVLSLSATPIPRTLHMALSGIRDVSVLDTPPKGRRDVETMVGEYSDALLEDAVRAELNRGGQVFVLYNSVEKIYHCLGKLQKLLPEVTFVVGHGQMSAHELEGNIYKFYNKEAQVLLATTIIENGIDVPNANTLFVLEANRLGLAQMYQLKGRVGRSTRQAHAYFTYPEGYVPTGDVAKRFDALCDNAGLGSGYRLALMDLEIRGAGDVLGREQHGHVERIGYDMYCRLLRETIALLKGEIVAPETNTEVSVNCDAYIPEDYVAGEVERLKLYRRIAGLTDEVERDAIRKDIAELYGEIPTVVDNLLSVSLLRVLGSKVGVQKIEIDRRFCRVRFVSADYTESVAVTAATRKIADECQAIWVGTALELVQKKESIAYKMQLVTRFLRYVGGNYSQ, encoded by the coding sequence ATGAAAGATTTTTTTGCCATCCCCTCCCTACGAGCGGCCTACGCCGACGTGCTATCGTCCGTCGCCACCAAAGACAGGACGGTCGTCTACGGCGCATCGCACACGCAGCGGGCGCATATAGCCACCCTTGCGGGGCGGCAGTTCGTCTACGTCGCAGGAGAGGATAAGTGTCCCAAAATCGTCACTACTCTCACGCAGATGGGTTGCAAGGTGCGCACCATTCCCGCGCCGTTCGATACGATCGTGCACAGGCGGCAGGTCAACCTCGGCAACGTCAGTATGCGGTTGGGGTGTCTGCTCTCGCTCGCCAAGGGGGACTACGACGCGTTGGTCGTCTCGCCCAAGGCGCTGACGCAATACGCGCCTCGGCGCGACCGTCTGCTGTCGGCGACATTGCGACTGGCGGTAGGCGACAAGTGGGACCCCGTCACGCTATCCGACAGACTTGCCGCCATGGGCTACGTCCGTCAAAGCGATCGCGCCGAAAGCAAGGGCACTTTCTCGGTGACGGGCGACGCTTTGGAGATATTCCCCATCGACGCCGAAATGCCCCTGCGGGTGCTATTGGATTTCGACGAGATAGAGAGCATTAAGTTCTTTCAACCCGAAACCATGAAGGGAATGGGGCGATCGGACGCGGTGGACCTATTGCCCGCGACGGATATGCTGTACGACCTACCCCCCAAGGAAGTGATGCGGCGCATCGTCGCCGCCCGCAGCCCCCTGCAAAACGCCAAGGCGCAATGCCGCACGGAAGAGATCCTATCCGAAGTGGAGTCGCAACTGAACGCCAACCCGAAAGACGCGGCCTTGTCTTGGATATTGCCTTTCGTCAAAGATCAATTCCAAACCCTTTTCGACTATCTGCCCCCCGATTGCCTGTTCGTATTGGACGAACCCAAGCAACTGTTCGACACGCTCAACGCCCTCACCGCCGACCTGCGCGCGAGGGTGGACCGCTTGATGCCCGAGGGCGAAGTCATGCGCCGCCACGCCGAAAGCGCCTTGGCCGCCGACGTGGTCATGACCAAGATAGGCGGCTTCGGTATGCTCGGATTCAGCGGCATCCCCCAAGGACAGGTGGACCGCGAAAAAGGGCAATTCGTCCTGCACGGCACCAATCTGCCCGCCTATTCGAAGGATATCAACCTACTGGTCAAGGATTTACTGGAATACAGACGGCGCGACTATGCCGTGCGCCTCTACTGCGGCACGCCCGAATGGGTGAGGACGATGACCGCATTGACGGGGGACGTGGGGGCGGAATTCGTGCCAACGCGCTTGGACAACGGCTTCGTCTTCCCTGCCGCCAAGTGCGTGGTGGTCGGCACGCAGGATATGTGCCTTACCACCGTGCCCGCCCTGACCAACCTGCCCCAAGAGCGCGTGGTCGCGCCCAAACCGGGCGATTACGTCGTGCACGATGAGTACGGCATCGGTCAATGTATGGGCGTACAGCACGTCAAAAGTTACGTGGGCGAAATGGACTATTTGGTGCTTCGCTACGCGGGCGAAAACAAAATCTACGTGCCTATGCACCAAATGGGGCTGTTGAAACTCTACGCCGGCTCGGAATCCGCGCCCAAACTGTCCAACCCCAACAAAGAGGAATTCAAACAACAAAAGGCCAAGGCGCGCGCGAGCATTCGCAAACTCGCCTTCGACCTATTGGAGTTGTACGCCAAGCGCGAGCAAAGCAAGGGCTACGTCTATCCGCCCGACACCCCCTTCCAACGGCAATTCGAGGCGGCGTTCGAATTCGAGGAAACGCCCGACCAACTCAACGCGGTGGCCGAAATCAAACGCGATATGGAATCGGGACGGGTGATGGACCGCCTCATCTGTGGCGACGTGGGCTTCGGCAAGACCGAGGTGGCCCTCCGCGCCGTGTTCAAGACCATCATGGAAAACAAGCAGGCCGCCATTCTCGCGCCTACCACCATATTGGCCGAACAGCACTTCATGACCGTGGCCCAACGCCTACTGCCCTTCGGCGTCAAGGTGGCGTGTCTTTCGCGCTTCCGCACCGCCAAGGAGTCCAAAGAGATACTCAAAGGGCTCGCCGAGGGCACCGTCAGCGTGGTGGTCGGCACCCACAGACTGCTCAGCAAGGACGTGGAGTTTTTCGACCTCGGCCTATTGGTGTTGGACGAGGAGCAGCGTTTCGGCGTGGAGCACAAGGAAAAAATCAAGACCATGCGCAACAACGTCAACGTGCTGTCGCTGTCGGCCACGCCCATACCGCGCACCTTGCACATGGCGTTGTCGGGCATCCGCGACGTCAGCGTATTGGACACCCCGCCCAAGGGAAGGCGGGACGTGGAGACGATGGTCGGCGAGTATTCGGACGCACTGTTGGAAGACGCCGTCCGCGCCGAACTCAACCGCGGAGGGCAGGTCTTCGTGCTGTACAACAGCGTGGAGAAGATATACCATTGCCTCGGCAAACTGCAAAAACTCCTGCCCGAAGTCACGTTCGTCGTGGGGCACGGGCAAATGTCCGCGCACGAGTTGGAAGGCAATATCTACAAGTTCTACAACAAAGAGGCGCAGGTGCTATTGGCCACCACCATCATCGAAAACGGCATAGACGTACCCAACGCCAATACCCTCTTCGTGCTGGAAGCCAACCGTCTGGGACTCGCGCAAATGTACCAGCTCAAGGGCCGCGTGGGACGCTCGACGAGGCAGGCGCACGCCTACTTCACCTACCCCGAAGGGTACGTGCCCACGGGCGACGTGGCCAAGCGTTTCGACGCCTTGTGCGACAACGCGGGCTTGGGCTCGGGCTACCGACTGGCCCTCATGGACCTCGAGATCCGTGGGGCGGGCGACGTGCTCGGACGAGAACAGCACGGACACGTGGAGCGCATCGGCTACGATATGTATTGCCGCCTATTGCGGGAGACCATCGCCCTCTTGAAAGGCGAGATCGTCGCGCCCGAGACCAATACCGAAGTATCGGTCAACTGCGACGCCTATATCCCCGAGGACTATGTGGCAGGCGAAGTGGAGCGGCTGAAACTCTACCGCCGCATAGCGGGGCTTACGGACGAGGTCGAACGGGACGCCATCCGCAAAGATATAGCCGAATTGTACGGCGAGATACCCACGGTGGTAGACAACCTCTTGTCCGTCTCGCTGCTGCGCGTATTGGGCAGTAAAGTCGGCGTGCAGAAAATAGAGATAGACCGCCGCTTCTGCCGCGTGCGCTTCGTGTCGGCCGACTACACCGAGAGCGTGGCCGTCACCGCCGCCACGAGAAAAATCGCGGACGAATGCCAGGCGATTTGGGTGGGAACGGCCCTCGAACTCGTGCAAAAGAAGGAGAGTATCGCTTACAAAATGCAGTTGGTCACCCGATTTTTGCGCTACGTAGGCGGAAATTATAGCCAATAA
- a CDS encoding bacterial Ig-like domain-containing protein → MKKTILTVIIVMILAVSTVLLTACGTKMFPVNEERAGKQVTATVNYADRVSIVSVEELYNQFYSYYNYLYTYYQYGYISAEQFQSYMSNLDETFENSNKSLAKSALYSLLCIETLSEAYAKELGDADARVVAMKAASTKGHTYNFNQMSELNRFYSERIAELETIMACYTDYSYVNSAIRSANKDMQDRFDSYLETVKAEYAALDGTEKDTTPEGFTSISIQEKPYRLIYEVDSDATLDTRGLVVVANYAEANDAHGLTVEIPTKYLVTSGFSASSAAKAQEITVTYGGKSATFTVDIVTARPTREQAASNEEDNADDDTKLEAKYSFEVKEADYIKEGMTEAELTEARKEYKFARSAMSRLTKYLEDNYRTYDNYLYSYMVNQLRSLTENTKAEQITLTKAELEAEYNRVVDERKAELAVKSFVKGDMSSLEDAVLQPVHEDSYGYYYVSQVLFKFTEEQSNAISAFKSAKNANDTAIQDFTVNKAKEIGVWLSNPDYDKNATCEAETCTCPHCKNYVLPAGADRPSYTTLDEWYACDENCPCVNCPAKKYLNQEAVNVLDVIADIENALNTVNNDATVTANAYEYRQALLSTINEWIYKANEDSGAFSSITNKEYGYLMTAENEKSGMVEAFELACDTLAAYNGRDTYNGKSFADAKAELEAKGVFIESARGGVGGYAWCVSEYGIHFVVLTAYAVDDDFGTVSETTVGETNYDQLGLDYIYNSYDYDADATKGLAVQDGANVTYYNKGTVAAELGASLLSEKVSADYAAFQKDFITKYEESNIKYNPKGYEYMLNKLQENNK, encoded by the coding sequence ATGAAAAAAACTATCTTAACCGTGATCATCGTTATGATTCTCGCAGTCAGCACCGTGCTTTTGACGGCCTGCGGCACCAAGATGTTCCCCGTCAACGAAGAGCGGGCGGGCAAACAAGTGACCGCCACCGTCAACTACGCCGACCGCGTATCCATCGTATCCGTGGAAGAGTTGTACAATCAGTTCTACAGCTATTACAACTATTTGTACACCTACTACCAATACGGCTACATCTCGGCCGAACAGTTCCAAAGCTATATGTCCAACCTGGACGAGACCTTTGAGAACAGCAACAAGTCCTTGGCCAAGAGCGCGTTGTACAGTCTTTTGTGCATCGAAACGCTGTCCGAGGCCTACGCAAAAGAATTGGGCGACGCCGACGCACGCGTCGTAGCGATGAAAGCCGCCTCCACCAAGGGGCACACCTACAACTTCAACCAAATGAGCGAACTCAATCGCTTCTACAGCGAGCGTATCGCCGAGTTGGAGACCATCATGGCCTGCTACACCGACTACAGCTACGTCAACAGCGCCATCCGTTCGGCCAACAAGGATATGCAAGACCGTTTCGACAGTTATCTCGAGACCGTCAAAGCCGAGTACGCCGCTTTGGACGGCACCGAGAAGGACACCACGCCCGAGGGATTCACGTCCATCTCCATACAGGAAAAACCCTACCGCCTTATCTACGAAGTAGATAGCGACGCCACGTTGGACACCCGCGGCTTGGTGGTCGTAGCCAACTACGCCGAAGCCAACGACGCGCACGGCCTCACGGTGGAAATCCCCACCAAGTATTTGGTAACTTCGGGCTTCAGCGCGTCCTCCGCCGCCAAGGCGCAGGAAATCACCGTGACCTACGGCGGCAAATCCGCCACCTTCACCGTGGATATCGTGACCGCTCGCCCCACGCGTGAGCAAGCCGCCTCCAACGAGGAAGACAACGCCGACGACGACACCAAGCTCGAGGCCAAATACTCCTTCGAGGTGAAAGAGGCCGACTATATCAAGGAAGGTATGACCGAGGCCGAACTCACCGAGGCCCGCAAAGAATACAAGTTCGCCCGTAGCGCGATGAGCCGTCTCACGAAGTATCTCGAGGACAACTACCGCACCTACGACAACTATTTGTATTCCTATATGGTCAACCAACTACGCTCCCTTACCGAGAACACCAAGGCCGAGCAAATCACCCTCACCAAGGCCGAGCTCGAAGCCGAGTACAACCGCGTGGTGGACGAGCGCAAAGCCGAATTGGCCGTCAAGTCCTTCGTCAAGGGCGATATGAGCAGCCTGGAAGACGCCGTGCTGCAACCCGTGCACGAGGATAGCTACGGCTACTACTACGTGTCCCAAGTGCTGTTCAAGTTCACCGAAGAGCAATCCAACGCCATCAGCGCCTTCAAGTCGGCCAAGAATGCCAACGATACCGCCATCCAAGACTTCACCGTCAACAAGGCCAAGGAGATAGGAGTGTGGCTCTCCAACCCCGACTACGACAAGAACGCCACCTGCGAGGCGGAGACCTGCACCTGCCCCCATTGCAAGAACTACGTCTTGCCCGCGGGCGCCGACCGTCCCTCTTACACCACCTTGGACGAGTGGTACGCCTGCGACGAGAATTGTCCTTGCGTCAACTGCCCCGCCAAGAAGTACCTCAACCAAGAGGCCGTCAACGTGCTTGACGTCATCGCGGATATCGAGAACGCCTTGAACACCGTCAACAACGACGCCACCGTCACCGCCAACGCGTACGAGTATCGTCAGGCTCTCCTTTCCACCATCAACGAGTGGATCTACAAGGCCAACGAGGATTCGGGCGCTTTCTCTTCCATCACCAACAAAGAGTACGGCTACCTGATGACCGCCGAGAACGAGAAGAGCGGTATGGTAGAGGCTTTCGAGTTGGCGTGCGACACCTTGGCCGCCTACAACGGCAGGGATACCTACAATGGCAAATCTTTCGCCGACGCCAAGGCCGAATTGGAAGCCAAGGGCGTGTTCATCGAGAGCGCGCGTGGCGGCGTGGGCGGTTACGCCTGGTGCGTGTCCGAGTACGGCATCCACTTCGTCGTGCTGACCGCCTATGCGGTGGACGACGACTTCGGCACCGTCTCCGAGACCACCGTGGGTGAGACCAATTACGACCAACTCGGTCTGGACTACATCTACAACAGCTACGACTACGACGCGGACGCGACCAAGGGCTTGGCCGTCCAGGACGGCGCCAACGTCACCTACTACAACAAGGGTACCGTCGCCGCCGAGTTGGGTGCTTCTCTCCTCTCCGAGAAAGTGTCCGCCGACTACGCCGCGTTCCAAAAAGACTTCATCACCAAATACGAAGAGTCCAACATCAAGTACAATCCCAAGGGCTACGAGTATATGCTGAACAAGTTGCAAGAGAACAACAAATAA
- a CDS encoding nucleoside deaminase, with amino-acid sequence MDEKYMRMAIELAKAAAEADEVPVGAVVVRGDEVIAAAANRKERDNSAISHAEILALAEASKACGNWYLDECEMYVTLEPCAMCTGAVVNCRLKAVYFGAYDPKGGCMGSVYDLIGDKKLNHRMTVVGGVLGEECGRLLTDFFRNKRKK; translated from the coding sequence ATGGACGAAAAATATATGCGTATGGCCATCGAATTGGCAAAAGCAGCGGCCGAAGCCGACGAAGTACCCGTCGGCGCCGTCGTCGTGCGCGGGGATGAGGTGATCGCCGCTGCCGCCAACCGCAAAGAGCGCGACAACTCCGCCATTTCGCACGCCGAGATATTGGCGCTTGCGGAAGCGTCCAAAGCGTGCGGCAACTGGTACCTCGACGAGTGCGAGATGTACGTCACTTTGGAGCCTTGCGCCATGTGCACGGGCGCCGTCGTCAACTGTCGATTGAAAGCCGTCTACTTCGGCGCATACGACCCGAAAGGGGGCTGTATGGGGAGCGTGTACGACCTCATCGGGGATAAAAAACTCAACCATCGTATGACCGTCGTCGGCGGCGTACTCGGCGAAGAATGCGGACGGCTGCTGACCGACTTCTTCCGCAACAAGCGCAAAAAATAG
- a CDS encoding aminoacyl-tRNA hydrolase codes for MLIIVGLGNPGLTYRNTYHNTGFNTVDKLVADLGGTFKRRICHAKVCELFVKGEKIIVAKPQTYMNLSGDSVRELLGYYHAKPQEVVVVYDDIDLDLGVLRMREKGSAGTHNGMRSVVGCVGENVPRLRVGIGRPTGEMSLYNFVLSRPKDDLFARWDKATTDAKTVLSAYLDTRSIPKAIQVLQ; via the coding sequence ATGTTGATTATCGTCGGCTTAGGCAACCCCGGGTTGACCTATCGCAACACCTATCACAATACGGGATTCAATACGGTGGACAAGCTCGTCGCCGATTTGGGCGGCACCTTCAAACGCCGCATTTGCCACGCCAAAGTGTGCGAACTGTTCGTCAAAGGCGAAAAAATAATCGTCGCCAAGCCCCAGACCTATATGAACCTATCGGGGGACAGCGTGCGAGAACTATTGGGTTACTACCACGCCAAACCCCAAGAGGTCGTCGTGGTCTACGACGATATAGACTTGGATTTGGGCGTTTTGCGTATGCGTGAGAAAGGCTCGGCGGGCACGCACAACGGTATGCGTTCCGTCGTGGGTTGCGTGGGCGAGAACGTGCCGCGCCTGAGGGTAGGTATCGGCCGCCCGACGGGCGAAATGTCCCTCTACAACTTCGTGTTGTCCCGCCCCAAGGACGACCTTTTCGCGCGGTGGGACAAGGCGACCACGGACGCCAAAACCGTGCTGTCAGCCTATCTCGATACGCGCTCCATACCCAAAGCCATACAAGTATTGCAATGA